A part of Eremothecium sinecaudum strain ATCC 58844 chromosome VII, complete sequence genomic DNA contains:
- the CHS3 gene encoding chitin synthase CHS3 (Syntenic homolog of Ashbya gossypii AEL189W; Syntenic homolog of Saccharomyces cerevisiae YBR023C (CHS3)): protein MSDEHYIFHDESLLRTSSYAGAYIQRTGSLVRPERNQFDDPSNPHHYYAQKTKETRVSVNPSSTGIQPNTDIFPSDIISKEGQVLKPKIAQRREADPLSLWQFYCYMITFWAPSPLLDLFGMPKKERQFAWREKVALISVILYCGVFVVYLTFGFTNSVCNTEQPRIRNNEVGNEFLIINGKAFNLLFSSHPAAAGIGAGTNILYEPISAAGKVGSFLFQNVNGNCRGLIRPRQNCTIPHVGDDIAWYFPCKLISQDGSTAPDFSANEFYSGWGCHTSLAARESYYELKATADVYFTWEDIKNSTRNLVVYNDEVLDLDLLNWIQVDDLEIPGAFDDLKNGGLRGYDISVILSNSHEKQLARCLSELVKVGVIDSDTVGCIASEVVLYISLIFILSVVAIKFLVSCYFHWCVARKQGACPVDNKTLVKMVNDIEDWSENINTQGPIREVTAPLPGTYRNDGVPPQLRNRLSRSDLRGIAGYDETMVEKLKSFGVTTMTIQSVLKDCNEKPLYGPKTSTSSNVLHLNPFSDDLFSQRPVESLETSILHPNMIPQPSPDYTPFGYPLIHGICFVTCYSENEEGLRTTLDSLATTTYPNSHKLLMVLCDGLIKGHGNSKSTPEIALDMMEEFVVPPDRVEAHSYVAVAYGTKRHNMAKVYSGFYKYDNNTVPPEKQQKVPMICIVKCGTPDERLGPKPGNRGKRDSQVILMSFLQKVTFDERMTRLEFEILKNIWQTTGLMSEFYEYVLMVDADTKVFPDSLTHMVAELVKDPKVMGLCGETKIANKKQSWITAIQVFEYYISHHQAKAFESIFGSVTCLPGCFSIYRIKCPKGSEGFWVPILCNPDIVERYSDNVTNNLHKKNLLLLGEDRYLSSLMLKTFPKRKQIFVPKAACKTIVPDQFGVLLSQRRRWINSTVHNLMELVLINDLCGTFCFSMQFVIVIELIGTVVLPLAICLTIYVLIFAIVAKPAPVITLALLAVILGLPGVLIVVTASRWSYLMWMALYLIALPIWNFVLPTYSFWKFDDFSWGDTRQVAGGDKGNHYDGEGDFDGSQIQMKTWREYERIERMDRANKIESVDEIGESESGGLGVMKHIKQYLNAPKVFPPIEEGYVYEGGKHIQGTSSNNSGTSGTGIVLQAIEQSVDDFDDIF from the coding sequence ATGTCCGACGAGCATTATATCTTCCATGATGAATCTTTGCTGAGAACGTCTTCCTATGCTGGAGCTTACATTCAAAGAACGGGTTCATTGGTAAGACCAGAAAGAAACCAATTTGATGATCCTTCAAATCCACATCATTATTATGCTCAGAAGACTAAAGAGACTAGGGTAAGCGTTAATCCTTCTTCGACTGGAATCCAGCCAAATACAGATATTTTTCCTTCAGATATAATTTCCAAGGAAGGGCAAGTTTTAAAGCCTAAGATTGCACAGCGGAGAGAGGCGGACCCTTTGTCACTATGGCAATTCTACTGCTATATGATTACTTTTTGGGCTCCTAGTCCTTTATTAGATTTGTTTGGGATGCCAAAGAAAGAGCGTCAGTTCGCTTGGAGAGAGAAGGTTGCTTTAATATCCGTTATTCTCTATTGTGGTGTCTTTGTTGTATACTTGACTTTTGGGTTTACCAATTCAGTCTGCAATACCGAACAACCAAGAATCCGCAATAATGAAGTGGGCAATGAATTCTTAATCATCAATGGAAAAGCATTCAACTTGCTTTTTTCGTCACATCCTGCAGCGGCAGGAATTGGTGCCGGAACTAATATTTTATACGAGCCAATTAGCGCTGCTGGCAAGGTGGGCTCTTTTTTATTCCAAAATGTGAACGGTAATTGCAGAGGATTAATAAGACCAAGACAAAACTGTACAATACCACATGTTGGAGACGATATTGCATGGTATTTTCCATGCAAATTAATTTCGCAGGATGGATCCACAGCTCCTGACTTTTCCGCAAACGAGTTCTACAGTGGATGGGGGTGTCACACATCATTAGCGGCACGAGAATCATACTATGAATTAAAGGCTACCGCTGACGTATACTTTACCTGGGAAGACATTAAAAACTCGACAAGGAATTTAGTTGTGTATAATGATGAGGTTTTGGACTTGGACTTATTAAACTGGATTCAAGTAGATGACCTTGAAATTCCTGGAGCATTCGATGATTTAAAAAATGGAGGCCTACGAGGCTACGATATTTCAGTTATACTATCTAACAGCCATGAAAAACAACTTGCTAGATGCTTGAGCGAACTTGTCAAAGTTGGGGTCATTGATTCCGATACAGTTGGATGTATTGCTTCGGAAGTGGTGCTTTACATATCATTGATCTTTATTCTTTCTGTTGTCGCCATAAAGTTTCTTGTTTCTTGCTACTTCCATTGGTGTGTTGCTAGGAAGCAAGGTGCATGTCCTGTCGATAATAAAACTTTAGTCAAGATGGTGAATGACATTGAAGACTGGTCTGAAAATATCAATACACAGGGTCCAATTAGAGAAGTCACTGCACCATTACCAGGAACTTATCGGAATGATGGAGTCCCCCCACAATTAAGAAATAGGTTATCAAGATCAGACTTAAGAGGAATTGCTGGCTACGATGAAACAATGGTTGAGAAATTAAAAAGTTTTGGAGTTACTACCATGACAATCCAAAGTGTGCTTAAAGACTGCAATGAAAAGCCCTTATATGGGCCCAAAACATCAACCTCATCGAATGTCCTACATTTAAACCCATTCTCTGACGATTTATTTTCACAGCGACCAGTTGAAAGTTTGGAAACTTCTATATTACATCCCAATATGATCCCACAACCAAGTCCAGATTACACTCCCTTCGGCTATCCATTAATTCATGGAATATGCTTTGTAACATGTTATTCAGAAAATGAGGAAGGTTTGCGCACTACTCTTGATTCCCTAGCAACCACTACTTACCCAAACTCTCATAAATTGTTAATGGTTCTTTGTGACGGTTTAATAAAAGGACATGGTAATAGTAAGTCAACTCCAGAAATAGCATTAGATATGATGGAAGAGTTTGTAGTACCTCCTGATCGCGTTGAAGCACATTCCTATGTAGCGGTAGCCTATGGTACTAAAAGGCATAATATGGCTAAAGTCTACAGCGGGTTTTATAAATATGATAATAATACCGTTCCACCAGAAAAGCAACAGAAAGTGCCAATGATTTGTATTGTAAAATGTGGAACTCCAGATGAAAGATTGGGACCAAAACCAGGAAATAGAGGTAAGCGAGACTCACAAGTTATTCTAATGTCTTTTTTACAAAAAGTGACATTTGATGAAAGAATGACGAGATTAGAATTtgaaatattaaagaaCATTTGGCAAACTACCGGGCTAATGAGTGAGTTTTATGAATATGTATTAATGGTGGACGCCGATACTAAAGTATTCCCTGACTCTTTGACACATATGGTTGCAGAGCTTGTTAAAGATCCCAAAGTGATGGGCTTATGTGGTGAAACTAAGATTGCCAACAAGAAACAGTCATGGATAACCGCAATTCAGGTATTTGAATATTATATCTCTCACCACCAGGCAAAAGCCTTTGAATCAATCTTTGGATCGGTTACGTGTTTACCAGGATGCTTTTCAATTTATAGAATAAAATGTCCGAAAGGCTCCGAGGGCTTCTGGGTTCCAATTCTCTGTAATCCTGACATTGTTGAACGTTACTCAGATAATGTGACTAACAACTTGCATAAAAAGAACTTATTATTGTTAGGAGAAGACAGATATTTATCTTCCTTAATGCTTAAAACTTTCCCAAAGCGTAAGCAAATCTTTGTTCCAAAGGCGGCATGTAAAACAATTGTACCCGACCAATTTGGGGTCTTACTTTCCCAAAGACGTCGCTGGATTAATTCCACTGTCCATAATTTAATGGAGTTAGTCTTAATTAACGATTTATGCGGGACCTTCTGCTTTTCCATGCAGTTTGTGATCGTTATCGAATTAATAGGAACAGTTGTTTTACCATTAGCTATTTGCTTAACAATCTACGTCCTTATTTTTGCAATTGTTGCAAAACCAGCTCCAGTTATAACCTTGGCATTGTTAGCCGTTATTCTTGGTCTACCAGGTGTTCTTATTGTTGTTACAGCATCAAGATGGTCGTATTTGATGTGGATGGCATTATATTTAATTGCTCTTCCAATTTGGAACTTTGTTTTACCCACATATTCCTTCTGGAAGTTCGACGACTTTTCATGGGGAGACACCAGACAGGTTGCTGGCGGCGACAAAGGTAACCACTATGATGGTGAAGGGGACTTCGATGGTTCTCAGATACAAATGAAAACGTGGAGGGAATATGAAAGAATAGAGAGAATGGACAGAGCAAACAAAATTGAGTCAGTAGATGAGATAGGAGAATCTGAAAGCGGAGGGCTAGGTGTTATGAAGCATATCAAACAGTATCTAAATGCACCCAAGGTTTTCCCACCAATTGAAGAAGGTTACGTCTACGAGGGCGGAAAGCATATACAAGGCACTAGTAGTAACAATTCAGGAACCAGTGGTACTGGAATTGTGCTCCAGGCTATTGAACAAAGTGTTGACGATTTTGATGATATATTCTAA
- a CDS encoding HGL276Cp (Syntenic homolog of Ashbya gossypii AER122C; Syntenic homolog of Saccharomyces cerevisiae YLR437C (DIF1) and YML058W (SML1)), producing MYTHLSWSFLYKVDLTASMVAPSWPCFRMLGSYLKEAMNREPESPYKRHLQHGIKSSATQDVYRNSLSTIGMRIRQAVDNGYQVPRDSKAANNCVQDNSDYTIPEYKRVPMRNGTAAPMLVNQRTVSSSSTLEEWDSQLDERLNLIDDNIMRNKLGARDLMLGGTKRGFEELAEDGW from the coding sequence ATGTACACCCACCTCTCTTGGAGCTTTTTATATAAGGTGGATCTCACCGCGTCCATGGTAGCTCCAAGTTGGCCTTGTTTCAGAATGTTAGGGAGTTACCTAAAAGAAGCAATGAATAGAGAGCCAGAGTCGCCCTATAAGCGCCACCTGCAACACGGAATTAAGTCGAGCGCTACTCAAGATGTGTATAGAAACAGTTTGTCAACCATAGGCATGCGTATCAGACAGGCTGTAGACAACGGATACCAGGTTCCCCGTGACAGCAAAGCAGCAAACAATTGTGTGCAAGATAACTCAGATTATACTATACCAGAATACAAACGTGTCCCAATGCGCAATGGTACTGCGGCACCAATGTTGGTTAACCAGCGGACAGTTTCGTCTTCTTCTACCCTTGAAGAATGGGATTCTCAATTGGATGAGCGTTTAAATCTCATAGATGATAATATAATGAGGAACAAGCTTGGAGCAAGGGATCTAATGCTAGGTGGTACGAAGCGTGGGTTTGAAGAATTGGCTGAGGACGGCTGGTGA
- the CAR2 gene encoding ornithine-oxo-acid transaminase (Syntenic homolog of Ashbya gossypii AER123W; Syntenic homolog of Saccharomyces cerevisiae YLR438W (CAR2)), whose product MSVNFDLTSKETLEYEQKFSAPNYHPIPVVFHKAAGAHVWDPEGKEYLDFLSAYSAVNQGHCNPEIVKALVDQASTLTLSSRAFYNDTFAAFAKYVTEYFNYEMVLPMNTGAEAVETALKLARRWGYMKKGIPAGEAVILGAEGNFHGRTFGAISLSNDETSTRKHFGPFLNNVTAQMPGGTEGQLVRYGVLEDMERAFEAVGEKLAAVILEPIQGEAGIVVPPEGYLAGVQALCRKHNVLFICDEIQTGIGRTGKMLCYEHSEGVKPDIVLLGKALSGGILPASCVMSSKEIMSCFEPGSHGSTYGGNPLASRVAVAALEVVRKENLVERSRVLGAKLQEELRKMQEEFGGIISEVRGKGLLTAIVIDDTKANGRTAWELCLLMKEKGVLAKPTHEHIIRLAPPLVISEEDLDRGIAIIRESLSELPNVEMAAH is encoded by the coding sequence ATGTCCGTGAACTTTGATCTAACCTCCAAGGAAACTCTCGAATATGAGCAGAAATTCTCTGCTCCTAACTACCACCCTATTCCTGTGGTATTTCATAAAGCAGCAGGTGCTCACGTTTGGGATCCTGAAGGAAAAGAGTATCTAGATTTCTTATCTGCATATTCAGCTGTTAACCAAGGTCACTGTAACCCTGAGATTGTTAAAGCACTTGTAGATCAAGCTTCTACTTTGACATTGTCTTCTAGGGCGTTCTATAACGATACTTTTGCTGCTTTTGCAAAATATGTTACTGAGTACTTCAATTATGAGATGGTTTTGCCTATGAATACTGGTGCGGAGGCTGTTGAGACGGCTTTGAAGCTAGCTAGAAGATGGGGTTATATGAAGAAGGGAATTCCAGCTGGCGAAGCTGTTATTTTGGGAGCCGAGGGTAACTTCCACGGTCGTACTTTTGGTGCTATTTCGCTATCTAACGATGAAACCTCCACACGTAAGCACTTCGGTCCATTTTTAAATAACGTTACTGCCCAGATGCCTGGTGGAACTGAAGGTCAATTGGTCCGCTATGGTGTTTTGGAGGACATGGAACGCGCCTTCGAGGCTGTAGGCGAGAAGCTAGCAGCTGTGATCTTGGAACCTATTCAAGGTGAGGCTGGTATTGTTGTTCCTCCGGAAGGCTACTTGGCTGGTGTTCAAGCGCTATGCCGCAAGCACAATGTCTTGTTCATCTGTGACGAGATCCAAACTGGAATCGGTCGTACCGGTAAGATGTTATGTTACGAGCACTCTGAAGGCGTGAAGCCAGACATTGTTCTGCTAGGTAAGGCTCTCTCTGGCGGTATCCTACCAGCTTCCTGTGTTATGTCTTCAAAGGAGATCATGTCTTGTTTCGAACCCGGTTCCCACGGTTCCACATACGGTGGTAACCCATTGGCCTCTCGCGTCGCCGTTGCTGCCCTAGAAGTTGTCAGAAAGGAAAACTTGGTCGAGCGTTCCAGAGTCTTGGGAGCTAAGTTGCAGGAAGAGCTCAGAAAGATGCAGGAAGAATTCGGAGGTATCATCTCCGAAGTTCGCGGTAAGGGTCTACTAACTGCTATTGTGATTGATGATACTAAGGCCAATGGCAGAACTGCTTGGGAGCTTTGCTTGCTAATGAAAGAAAAGGGAGTCTTGGCTAAGCCAACTCATGAACATATCATTCGTCTTGCTCCACCATTAGTCATTTCCGAGGAGGATTTGGATAGGGGTATTGCAATTATCAGAGAATCGTTATCTGAGTTGCCAAATGTCGAGATGGCCGCGCACTAA
- the NTE1 gene encoding lysophospholipase (Syntenic homolog of Ashbya gossypii AER124W; Syntenic homolog of Saccharomyces cerevisiae YML059C (NTE1)): protein METVGNIILEENLNSTSISTIVLDYVAHFSTSLSFYLFSLLWSLIYVLLFKLPKAVFRMLNQNLPFYLLVIFGALSPLLTHVFLRSRLFSAYSHLKRDPNDDFIAKSQQRIDDEVMFMNQSNTERRSGFTSYLDEFLSAIRIFGYLDKLVFHELTKSMRTQRLEEGEVMLIDDSVGFSIVVEGNLQIYHKVASNGTGPIDTTFPSVADDRTCAGGDNDLRINGEQFQLLNIVKAGNPVSSLVSILKLFTDNQSTNVPSEQAQRISDLEDHQKGPLKTAITPFLDSSVQQYQYELDVKQGRLETNPVLQQAEAARSRSGTPVNSPFRTTPAASLLPEPSGEEPYESLPDIVAYASTDCTIAVIPASAFKRLMVKYPRSATHIIQMILTKLYRVTFQTAHSYLGLTKEIIHTEIVLNNSVNFGLPYYLQEAILRKIKRNSKEYHITEDVQRRRRTKSGNVSNPASSTTRLSRNIALESRDQFHPGDLLSNVPLSRKDSGISTSNASSLCISRATSVKARDLFSPNTTIRPDLGLLSSSMMSSSAISLTEKSSRHGFNDHSSSVSYSFVEQTEESVWRMALVENMFGYLGITNENIMPPAEEELLAPHRRSSSSSFSSSYASMSQAHSLNHGMFKCIIPEKVKVNTKTPRTLNEEMPLDLDFNTAKEEFADGLEVLFIPEGTVVVEQNATSKGLYYIVSGEMNVCTTDEQDQASGKHILYTVKPGGIAGYLASLIGFKSFVTLEAKTNLYVGFLPLAVLEKLCDKYFMIYLRIAETLTSMLSPKILKLDYALEWIHLEASETLFNQNDPANAIYVVLNGRLRQLRSDEKADTTREDKMNSGTKKKHKKDATKRHVHVLGEYSKGHSFGEVEVLTVMNRSSTVVAVRDTELARIPRTLFEVLALEHPSIMIRVTRLVAKEILQQKSHMAEPSNSVNAANGYRYDYNLMIPPTAGSPNWGTDSLNGTISYKTITILPITQEIPVGEFAAKLVSSFRQVGKSTIGLNQSATLSHLGRHAFDKLAHLKQSGFFATLEELYEVVVYIADTPVNSSWTSTCISQGDCILLLADAAGDPEIGEYERLLLKAKTTARTELLLLHPERYVEPGLTNKWLRNRPWVHQHHHMQFVSSHNVSEGVGPKSGSNLLTPASNFMEKLRHTDRFNKLTKKTQENFVKLLPDSIKNTVETLSMKYIQKKQKYYTPVHAHKDDFLRLARILSGQAIGLVLGGGGARGISHLGVLKAIEEHGIPIDMIGGTSFGAYVGGLYAKDYDLVPIYGRVKKFAGRVSSIWRMLSDLTWPITSYTTGHEFNRGIWKSFGDIRIEDFWIQYYCNSTNITESVQEIHSSGYAWRYIRASMSLAGMLPPLTDDGNMLLDGGYLDNLPVSTMKARGCKTIFAVDVGSVDDRTPMEYGDYLNGFWILFNRWNPFSTHPNVPNMAEIQMRLGYVASVNALEKAKNTPGVFYARPPIEGYATLDFSKFEEIYQVGAAYGSVFFEELEKCGRMPKIPGNEQIDGHVMQMLHRRNSI from the coding sequence ATGGAAACTGTTGGTAATATAATACTTGAAGAAAATTTAAACTCAACATCTATCTCTACAATAGTTCTGGACTATGTTGCTCACTTTTCGACATCGCTTAGCTTTTATCTGTTTTCATTACTATGGTCGCTGATATATGTCTTACTATTTAAGCTGCCCAAGGCGGTTTTTAGGATGTTAAATCAGAACCTACCCTTTTATTTATTGGTAATATTTGGGGCTTTATCACCGTTGCTCACTCATGTTTTCTTAAGGAGTCGTTTATTTTCAGCTTATTCTCATCTAAAGAGGGATCCTAACGATGATTTTATAGCCAAGAGTCAGCAGAGGATCGACGATGAGGTGATGTTCATGAACCAGTCGAATACTGAAAGAAGATCGGGATTTACGTCATACCTCGATGAGTTTTTAAGTGCTATTAGGATATTTGGATACTTGGATAAACTGGTTTTTCATGAGCTTACAAAATCCATGCGGACTCAAAGGTTGGAGGAGGGGGAAGTCATGTTAATAGATGATTCTGTGGGGTTTTCCATTGTTGTGGAAGGGAATTTACAAATTTACCATAAGGTCGCTTCTAATGGAACTGGGCCTATTGATACTACTTTTCCTTCGGTGGCTGATGATAGAACATGTGCTGGAGGTGACAATGATCTAAGGATTAACGGCGAGCAATTCCAGTTACTAAATATTGTCAAGGCAGGTAACCCAGTTTCCTCCTTGGTTAGCATATTGAAGCTTTTTACGGATAACCAGTCTACAAATGTGCCTTCTGAACAAGCACAGAGGATTTCTGATCTTGAAGATCACCAGAAAGGACCATTGAAGACTGCTATAACTCCGTTTTTAGACTCATCAGTGCAGCAGTACCAGTATGAACTTGATGTTAAGCAAGGGCGGCTAGAAACTAACCCTGTTCTCCAGCAGGCAGAGGCTGCACGTTCTCGTTCTGGGACGCCTGTCAATTCACCTTTCCGTACTACACCAGCGGCCTCACTGTTACCAGAGCCCAGCGGCGAAGAGCCTTACGAATCTTTGCCTGATATCGTTGCATACGCCTCTACGGATTGCACAATAGCTGTTATTCCTGCGAGTGCCTTTAAGAGGCTCATGGTCAAATATCCTAGGTCGGCAACCCATATTATTCAGATGATTCTCACTAAATTATATCGTGTCACATTCCAAACCGCACATTCATATTTGGGTTTGACAAAGGAAATTATCCACACAGAAATTGTATTAAATAACAGTGTCAACTTTGGACTTCCCTATTATCTTCAAGAGGCCATTTTGAGAAAGATCAAAAGGAACTCTAAGGAATATCATATAACAGAGGATGTGCAACGCCGCCGCAGGACAAAGAGCGGGAATGTTTCAAACCCAGCGAGCTCTACTACTAGACTGTCGAGAAATATTGCTCTAGAATCAAGAGATCAATTTCACCCCGGAGACTTGCTTTCTAACGTTCCATTGTCTAGGAAGGACTCCGGCATATCAACCTCTAATGCATCGTCTCTGTGTATCTCCAGAGCAACTTCAGTTAAGGCAAGGGATTTATTCAGTCCGAACACTACTATTCGCCCTGACCTTGGATTATTGTCATCATCTATGATGTCATCCTCAGCTATTTCTTTAACTGAAAAATCTTCTAGACATGGGTTCAACGACCACAGCAGTTCCGTTTCCTATTCCTTCGTAGAACAGACAGAAGAATCTGTATGGCGGATGGCTCTCGTTGAAAATATGTTTGGCTACCTAGGTATCACAAATGAAAACATTATGCCTCCTGCTGAAGAGGAATTGCTAGCACCTCACCGCAGatcttcaagttcttcCTTCAGCTCCTCATACGCTTCTATGTCTCAAGCCCACTCCCTTAACCACGGCATGTTTAAATGCATTATACCTGAAAAGGTTAAAGTTAACACGAAGACTCCCCGCACTCTGAATGAAGAAATGCCTTTGGATTTAGATTTTAATACAGCTAAAGAAGAGTTTGCGGATGGGTTGGAAGTATTATTTATTCCTGAAGGTACTGTAGTGGTTGAACAGAATGCCACTAGTAAGGGTTTATATTACATTGTTTCTGGGGAAATGAACGTATGCACTACTGATGAGCAAGATCAAGCTAGCGGGAAACATATCCTATATACCGTTAAACCTGGTGGGATCGCTGGTTATTTGGCGTCATTAATTGGCTTTAAATCGTTTGTTACATTGGAAGCTAAGACTAATCTATACGTTGGATTTCTACCATTGGCAGTTTTAGAGAAGCTTTGTGATAAATACTTCATGATTTATTTGAGGATTGCGGAAACCTTAACAAGTATGTTAAGTCCCAAGATCCTGAAGTTGGATTATGCTTTAGAATGGATTCACTTAGAAGCTTCGGAAACTTTGTTCAACCAGAATGATCCAGCCAATGCTATCTACGTGGTTCTAAACGGTAGATTAAGACAACTTCGCTCAGACGAAAAGGCTGATACCACACGTGAAGACAAAATGAATTCAGGCACGAAGAAGAAACATAAGAAAGATGCTACTAAAAGACATGTACATGTCCTTGGTGAATACTCAAAAGGTCATAGTTTTGGCGAGGTTGAAGTTTTGACTGTCATGAATCGTAGCTCAACCGTTGTCGCAGTAAGAGATACCGAACTAGCCCGTATACCTAGGACTTTATTTGAGGTACTAGCTTTGGAACATCCTTCCATTATGATCAGGGTTACGAGGCTTGTTGCAAAGGAAATCTTGCAACAGAAATCACATATGGCTGAACCATCAAATTCAGTTAATGCTGCAAATGGATATCGATATGATTATAACTTGATGATTCCGCCTACAGCAGGGAGTCCAAATTGGGGCACTGACTCCTTAAATGGAACTATTAGTTACAAGACGATTACAATTTTACCTATTACCCAAGAAATTCCTGTGGGCGAGTTTGCAGCTAAGTTAGTTTCCTCATTTAGGCAGGTCGGCAAGTCCACTATCGGCTTAAACCAAAGTGCTACACTTTCTCATTTAGGAAGACACGCCTTTGACAAGTTGGCACATCTAAAACAGTCTGGCTTCTTTGCAACTCTTGAAGAATTGTATGAGGTGGTTGTTTATATCGCCGACACTCCTGTTAATTCATCATGGACTTCAACCTGCATCTCTCAAGGTGATTGTATTCTATTATTAGCCGATGCCGCTGGTGATCCAGAGATTGGTGAATATGAAAGATTACTATTGAAAGCAAAGACTACCGCACGCACCgaattattattattgCACCCAGAGCGTTATGTGGAACCCGGTCTCACTAACAAGTGGTTGAGAAATAGACCTTGGGTTCATCAGCACCATCATATGCAATTCGTTAGTTCTCATAATGTCTCAGAAGGAGTAGGTCCTAAGTCAGGGTCGAACTTGCTAACTCCTGCATCCAATTTCATGGAAAAACTAAGACACACAGATCGTTTCAATAAACTAACTAAGAAAACTCAAGAAAATTTTGTCAAGTTGTTACCTGATTCCATTAAAAATACTGTGGAGACCCTTTCAATGAAATATATAcaaaaaaaacaaaaatacTATACCCCTGTGCATGCTCATAAAGATGACTTCTTAAGATTGGCGCGAATTCTATCCGGTCAGGCTATCGGTTTAGTCTTGGGCGGTGGAGGAGCAAGAGGTATAAGTCATTTGGGTGTTCTGAAAGCAATTGAAGAACATGGCATTCCGATCGACATGATCGGCGGCACATCTTTTGGCGCTTATGTCGGCGGTTTATATGCCAAAGACTACGACCTAGTCCCCATTTATGGTAGAGTAAAGAAGTTTGCAGGCAGAGTGAGCTCTATATGGAGGATGCTATCCGACTTAACGTGGCCGATCACCTCGTATACGACCGGTCATGAATTTAATCGTGGGATTTGGAAGTCCTTTGGTGATATCAGAATTGAGGACTTCTGGATCCAATACTATTGCAACTCTACTAATATCACAGAATCAGTTCAGGAGATCCATAGCTCAGGTTATGCATGGAGATATATTCGCGCATCGATGTCTCTAGCTGGCATGCTTCCACCCTTAACAGATGACGGAAACATGCTTCTTGACGGTGGCTACCTAGATAACCTACCGGTTTCCACAATGAAAGCTCGCGGATGTAAAACTATTTTTGCAGTGGACGTGGGATCTGTCGACGACAGAACGCCAATGGAATATGGTGATTACTTAAATGGTTTCTGGATTCTTTTCAACCGCTGGAACCCGTTTTCAACTCATCCAAACGTTCCAAACATGGCAGAAATTCAAATGCGTTTGGGATATGTTGCATCAGTTAACGCTTTGGAGAAAGCAAAAAATACTCCTGGCGTTTTCTATGCTCGCCCTCCCATTGAGGGTTATGCCACGCTAGATTTCTCGAAATTCGAAGAGATATACCAAGTTGGAGCTGCTTATGGAAGTGTCTTTTTCGAAGAATTGGAAAAGTGCGGTAGGATGCCAAAAATTCCTGGTAACGAACAAATTGACGGTCATGTAATGCAGATGTTACATAGACGTAACAGTATATAA
- the LSM3 gene encoding U4/U6-U5 snRNP complex subunit LSM3 (Syntenic homolog of Ashbya gossypii AER125C; Syntenic homolog of Saccharomyces cerevisiae YLR438C-A (LSM3)): MSDTPLTLLKLNLDERVYVKLRGARKLTGTLQAFDSHCNIVLSDAEETIYRLEDGNLKTQTKSSEMVFVRGDSVTLITTASDE; this comes from the coding sequence ATGTCTGATACTCCTTTGACACTTTTGAAGTTAAACCTTGATGAACGTGTGTATGTGAAGTTACGTGGGGCTAGAAAATTAACAGGAACATTACAAGCATTCGACTCACACTGTAACATTGTGCTATCAGACGCTGAAGAAACTATCTATCGTTTAGAAGATGGTAATCTAAAGACCCAGACTAAGTCATCTGAGATGGTTTTTGTTAGAGGGGATAGCGTAACTTTAATCACCACAGCGTCGGATGAATAA